The following is a genomic window from Marinococcus sp. PL1-022.
ATCAACTACGAGACCGGACACGCCATCTTTGAAGCGACTCACGGCACTGCACCAAAATATGCCGGTCTGGACAAAGTGAATCCTTCTTCTGTCATTCTTTCCGGAGAACTGCTGCTTCGTCACCTTGGATGGAATGAAGCTGCTGAGCTTGTGCTTCAATCCATGGACAAAACCATCGGAAGCAAAGTCGTTACCTATGACTTCGCCCGTCTGATGGATGGAGCAAAAGAAGTGAAGTGCTCTGAGTTCGGTGACGCTCTAATCAGCAATATGTAATCCAATCAATTGATAGGAGATGAGCATGCATGGCTATTACGCGCAGAAAAGTATCAGTTATAGGAGGCGGCTTTACAGGTGCTACTACGGCTCTTATGGTTGCCCAGAAGGAGCTCGGGGATGTAGTCCTTGTGGACGTCCCGGACAATGAAGGGCCAACAAAAGGGAAAGCACTCGATATGCTCGAGTCGACTCCGGTAAACGGATCGGATGTTAATGTGACCGGCACCTCGGATTACGCCGATACAGCCGGATCGGACATTGTCGTAATTACAGCAGGTATTGCAAGAAAGCCGGGAATGAGCCGGGACGATCTTATTAATACAAACGCAAAAATCATGAAATCTGTCACGAAAGAAATTGTGAAACATTCTCCGGAATGCATTATTGTCGTGCTCACGAATCCGGCAGATGCAATGACATATGCGGTGTATAAAGAATCCGGCTTCCCTAAAAACCGTGTTATCGGACAGTCCGGGGTGCTCGATACGGCACGTTTCCGCACATTTGTCGCCCAGGAAACCGGCATTTCCGTGGAAGATATCCAGGGATTCGTTCTTGGAGGCCACGGAGATGACATGGTACCGCTGATCCGTTATTCGAACGCTGGCGGAGTGCCGCTGACTAAGCTCATATCCCAGGAACGTATTGACGCCATTATTGAACGCACACGCAAGGGCGGAGGAGAAATTGTGCAGCTTCTTGGTAATGGAAGTGCCTACTATGCACCAGCCGCCGCTCTTACGGAAATGGTCGAAGCGATTCTTAAGGATAAAAAGCGCGTGCTCCCATCTATTGCTTATCTTGAAGGCGAATATGGATATAATGATCTTTACCTCGGAGTACCGACCATTCTTGGCGGTAACGGGCTGGAAAAAATTATCGAGCTCGAGCTGACAGATGAAGAACAAAATCAATTGAATACTTCTGCTGATTCTGTTCGTGATGTCATGAAGGCCTTACCGAACGATTAAAGAAATACTGTGGGCTGCCTGTATGTTACAGGCAGCTTTTTTTATACTGGCAGGAGAGAAGCGATAAACATTGAGCTGCCCTGCCCGCTTATAGTATGATGAACGTGACAGATGCAGCAGCTCGGGAAAATAATCAGGGCCAAGGGGGGCGCTGAGAGGCGGAGGGTTCATATGGCAACACGGTTATTGGTAGTAGACGATGAAGAATCCATTGTAACGCTGTTAAAATATAATCTCGAGCAGTCGGGATACACGGTGGATACAGCTTATGACGGTGTGGAAGCACTCCGGAAGGCACAGGAGGTAACGTACGATTTAATTGTGCTTGATCTGATGATTCCAGAGATCGACGGTCTCGAAGTGTGCCGGAAAATCCGGACAGAAAAGATTCAGGTTCCAATTTTGATGCTGACTGCGAAAGACGAAGAATTTGATAAAGTGCTCGGTCTTGAACTTGGGGCCGATGATTATATGACAAAGCCGTTCAGCCCGCGCGAGCTGGTTGCCCGTGTTAAGGCAATTATGCGCAGAGTGGATTATTCCGGGCAGGAAACGGAAATGGAAAAAATAGAAAGAAAAAGCATTGGTCACTTAACAGTGTATCCGGAAAATTATGAAGCATACGTGAAAGAAGAAGCGCTTGAGCTGACCCCGAAGGAATTTGAACTGCTCGTGTACTTAATTAATCACAAGGGGCGGGTGCTTACGCGTGATCAGCTGTTGAATGCAGTATGGAATTACGAATTTGTTGGAGATACGAGAATAGTTGATGTACATATCAGTCATCTGCGTGAAAAAATTGAACCGAATACGAAAAAGCCGGTATATATCAAAACGGTACGTGGGCTGGGCTATAAATTTGAGGAGCCCGCACCTGCATGAAGCGGTTCCGCACCCGCCTGATAGTAGCTCTAATGGCGATTATATTAATCGTTTTGACCGTCGTGGGGCTTGTTATCGGGCAGATTGTCCGTTCTCTTTACCTGGACGAGCTCGAGAACAGTCTGGAAAGGGAAGCCAACCTTTCTGCCTCGATTGCTGAAGAACGAGATGAAGAAAGCTGGGAAGCGCTGGCACAGAACATCAGCAGCCAGCTGAATGTCCGCGTGACGATTTTGAATGAAACCGGCGAAGTGATTGGAGAAACGGAAGCTGAATCAGAGGAACTGGACAACCATTTTGGACGTCCGGAAATAGAAGATGCCCGTGAAAGCGGAGAAGGAAGTAACATCCGCTACAGTAATACGCTGGAAGCGGAGCTTCTGTATTACGCAGTACCGTTTTCCTATGACAGTAACACGTATTATATGAGACTTGCGATTCCAGTGGAACGAATCAATGCGACCAACTGGCTGATCTGGGGAACATTAATTGGCAGCTTTGCTGTCGCGCTTTTGATCATTTTATACATTACAACAAAAGTGACAAATCAATTAACCAAACCGATCACTCAGGCTACAAAAACAGCCAATGAACTGGCTAAAGGAAATTTCAGTGCCCGGGCTTATGGGAGTTCGCAGGACGAACTCGGTCAGCTGACCCGTTCGATTAACGTGCTTGCATTTAATCTTGAAAGTGTGACAAAGGAAAACCAGGAACAGCAGGAGCGGCTTGAAACGCTGATCAATACGATGGAGAGCGGCCTGGTGTTTATAAACAGCCGCGGCGAAATTACTTTGATGAATGCCTACTGCTCCCGCGTTTTTAAAGAAGATACAAGTCAGTGGCTCGATTTGCTGTACTATGAAGCGATGGATGAGAAAGAAATCATTAAGCTTATCCAGAAGATATTCTTAACGGAGAGCCGGTCAAGCGCCACTGTTCAGATGCTCCACGAACTTGAAGTTCGTTTTTTCCACGTTTACGGTGCTCCAGTACTCGGGGAAAACGATGAGCTGCGCGGTATTGTGCTTGTCCTGCATGACATTACGGAGCTGAAAAAGCTCGAGGAAGTGCGGAAAGATTTTGTTGCGAATGTGTCGCACGAATTAAAAACGCCGGTTACTTCATTAAAAGGCTTTACTGAAACGCTCCTGGACGGGGCGATGCATGATGAAGCGCTGAGCAGGCAGTTTCTGGACATTATTTGGAAAGAAAGCGACCGGCTGCAGGATTTAATCAGTGATCTGCTGGAGCTTTCAAGAATTGAACAGGACTATTTTGAATTGAACCGGGCACGGTTTGATGTGAGCAGAACGACAGCAGAAGCTGTTCGCCTGCTTGAGACTAAAGCGATTGATAAGCATTTGCTGCTTACTTCGCGTGTAGACACAGAGATTTATATGGACGGGGACGAAGCCCGGTTAAAACAGATTATTATCAACCTGGTCAATAACGCCATTATTTACACAAAAGAAGGCGGGGAAGTGCAGGTCCGGCTGTTTAAGGAAGCAGAAGAAGTAGTGCTTGAAGTGGAAGACAACGGCATCGGCATCAGCCCTGAGCAGCTGCCGCGTATTTTTGAGCGGTTCTATCGCGTTGATAAAGCGAGAAGCCGTGGCTCGGGCGGAACGGGGCTCGGACTGGCTATTGTTAAGCATCTGACAGATGCCCTTGGCGGCCGTATCGAAGTGAACAGCACGAGAGGTGAAGGAACGGTATTCACACTGCGTTTTCCTGGGGAAACGGAGCATGAAGAGGAAGAATTTACAAATTCTTAATCTCCGGTAAACGACTTGTTTACATTTATGCTATAACATAGTGTTCGAACGGGTTTTCATCCGCTGTTTGTTTTTACAGCGGGCTGCATCCCTTTTGGAACGAAAGCACCCCTTGGCTTTCGTTCTTTTTTTATGCTTTTTTTCAGGTAGACATTCTGACGCTGTCCCCGGTGTATGATAAAATATAACGATGAACGTGAAGGCCCGCCAGATGATGTACATAAGAAGCCGGTTCGGCTTTTTGTAATAAGGAGGACAATGATTTGAGTAAACTAGTGTTATTGGATGGAAACAGTATTGCTTACCGGGCGTTTTTTGCCCTGCCTCTTTTAAATAACGATAAAGGCGTTTACACCAACGCCATTTACGGTTTTACAACCATGCTTTTAAAAATTCTGGAGGACGAGGAGCCAAGCCACGTGCTCGTGGCCTTTGATGCCGGAAAAACAACCTTTCGCCACGATACTTACAGCGAATATAAATCCGGACGGGAAAAAACTCCCTCTGAGTTATCCGAACAGCTGCCGGTCATTCGTGAAGTGCTGGACGTTTTTAAAGTTCCTTACATCGAAAAAGAAAATTATGAAGCTGATGATATTATCGGTACGCTCTCAAAGCAGGCCGAGGATGAAAACTGGGATGTACGCATCTATACCGGTGACCGGGACCTGCTGCAGCTGGTCAGTCCTCATGTGCATGTTTCCTTTATTAAAAAAGGAATAACGAATACCGAGCTGTACGACCCGGATGCCATTCAGGAACGATATGGTCTTACTCCTATTCAGATAACCGATATGAAGGGGCTTATGGGAGACAGCTCGGATAATATTCCAGGCGTGCCCGGGATCGGGGAAAAGACTGCATTGAAGCTGCTGCAGGAGTATGGATCTGTTGATAAAGTACTGGAGTCCATTGATAAAATTTCCGGAAAAAAAATGAAGGAACGGCTCGAAGAAAACAAGGAACAGGCGAGAATGAGTAAAGAACTCGCTATCATTTACCGCGACACGCCGCTTGATTTGGAGCTTCGGCAGTTAAAGCATGAGGAGTATGACGTAAAAGAGGTAACAGATCTTTTCCGGGAGCTGGAGTTTCAAACGCTGTTGAACAAGTTTGATGACGTAGATGAAGCGCAGCAGACCTTCGATGAACTGGCATACAAGCATGTGAAAGATGTGCAGGAGAATATGCTCGTTTCTCCGTCTGCCCTGGTGGTGGAAGTGCCGGAGGAAAATTATCACCACGGAAGTATCTGGGGCATAGCGGTTATTAACGAAACCGGCCGTTATTTTATCTCCACAGAAGATGCACTGCAGAGTGAAGCGTTTCAGGCCTGGGCTAAGGATGAATCCAAAGAAAAATATACGTTTGATACAAAGCGTGCTGTCGTTGCTCTCGGCTGGAAAGGTCTAGAACTACGGGGCATCACCCACGATACGCTGATCGCTTCCTATTTAATCGATCCGTCCGTATCCTCGCATCACGTTTCTGATATAGCGAAACGGCGGAATCTGCAGGTTGTGGATACTGACGAAGCTGTTTACGGCAAAGGCGCCAAACGCACGAAGCCGGAGGAAGATGCACTGGCAGAGCATCTGATCCGCAAGGGTGAAGCCGTCTACCGGCTGCAGGGAAAAATTGAAGAGGACTTAAAGCAGAACGAGCAGCTCGAACTGTTTAAAGAGCTGGAAATGCCGCTGTCGCTAGTCCTGGGACAAATGGAAACCCAGGGTATTTGCGTGGATCGTTCGCAGCTTGAGACGATCGGTGATGAACTAGACGGCCGTCTCACAGAGCTTGAAAAAGAAATATACAAACAGGCCGGGCGTGAGTTTAATATTAATTCGCCGAAGCAGCTTGGGCCGATTCTATTTGAGGAGCTCGGCCTGCCTGCCGTTAAGAAAACGAAGACCGGCTATTCCACGTCAGCGGATGTGCTCGAAAAGCTCAGGGACCAGCATGAAATTATTCCGAGTCTGCTGTTGTACCGCCAGATTTCAAAGCTGCGCTCCACGTATATTGAAGGCCTATTAAAAGTTATCCATCCCACTACAGGTAAAATTCATACGATGTTTAACCAGGCGATTACGCAGACGGGGCGACTGAGTTCGACGGAGCCGAATCTGCAGAACATTCCAATCCGACTTGAGGAAGGCCGGCGCATTCGGAAAGCGTTCATTCCTTCTGAATCCGGGTGGTCCATTTTATCGGCAGACTATTCGCAGATTGAACTTCGGGTACTCGCTCATATCGCAGACGATGAGGGGCTCAAGGAAGCTTTCCAGAACAACATGGACATTCATACAAAAACTGCGATGGACGTGTTTGGCGTCGGGCACGACGAAGTGACGTCCAACATGCGCAGAAGTGCTAAAGCCGTAAACTTCGGGATTGTTTACGGAATCTCGGACTACGGGCTTTCACAGAGTCTTGGCATCACGCGGAACGAAGCGAAAGAATTTATTGAAAGCTATTTAAAAAGCTACCCCAATGTGCAGAATTATATGAATGAAATTAAAGATGAAGCCAGGCGCGACGGATTTGTGACCACACTTCTGCACCGCCGCAGGTATCTGCCTGACATGAACAGCCGCAACTTTAACCAGCGCAGCTTTGCAGAAAGAACCGCCATGAACACCCCTATTCAGGGTACTGCAGCTGATATTATTAAAAAAGCGATGGTGGATGTAAGCAAAGCCCTTGAAGAAAAAAGTCTGAGCAGCCGGCTGCTCCTGCAGGTACACGACGAATTAATTTTCGAAGTGCCGGAAAACGAAGTTGAAACCATGCAGGAGCTTGTTCCGGAGCTGATGGAGAAGACAATCGAACTGTCGGTGCCTTTAAAAGCAGATGTGTCCCAGGGCCCGACATGGTATGATGCGAAATAAGGAGAGAGAACGATGCCTGAATTACCGGAAGTTGAAACGGTCCGACGGAATTTAGAACAGTCGGCCGTTGGAAAAACGGTGGAGAACGTGAAAGTATACTGGCCTAACATTATTAAGCGTCCCGATGACCATGAAGCCTTTTCCATGATGCTGGGAGGAAAAACGATCGAGCGTGTGCACCGTAAAGGGAAATTTTTAGTGATTTATCTTGAAGACCTGGCTGTTGTTTCTCACTTGCGTATGGAAGGGCGTTACGAATGGAGTGATGGCGGGGAACCGGATAAACACACGCATGTGCGCTTTCATTTCACCGACGGTACGGAGCTTCGCTATCGTGACGTGCGGAAATTCGGTACGATGCACGTGTTCAGCCGCGGCGAGGAATGGAACGAAAAGCCGCTGAACCAGCTTGGGGCGGAGCCTTATCGTGACGCTTCGTTTACCGCTGATTATCTGCACGCCCGGTTTCAAAAAACGTCACGCAGTATTAAAGCGGTGCTGCTCGACCAGTCAATTATTGCAGGGCTCGGAAACATTTATGTGGATGAAGCGCTGTTTCGGGCGGGTGTTTTGCCGGACGCTCCAGCCGCAGGACTCGGAAAGCCTGTGGTGGAAATCCTTCAAAAGCAGATAACAGAAGTGATTGAAGAAGCAGTAAAACAGGGAGGAAGCACGGTGCGTTCCTATGTGAATGGAGACGGGCAGACTGGTGCTTTCCAATTAAACCTGTTTGTATATGGAAGAAAAGGAGAGCCGTGCAAGGTATGCAGCCATGAAATAGAGAGGGCTGTAGTGGCGGGCCGTGGTACGCACTACTGTCCAGTCTGCCAGACGAAGGAGGGGACAAAATGGTTATCGGTCTTACAGGCGGAATAGCAAGCGGCAAGTCACTGGTCGCAGATACCCTGCGGGAGCAGGGACTGCCCGTGATTGATGCGGATGTAATTTCACGGGAGGTGGTGGAGCCGGGAGAGCCTGCCCTGGAGCAGATCATTGAGCATTTCGGTCCGGAAATCCTTCAGTTTGATGGCGCACTCGACAGAAAGAAGTTAGGCTCCGTCATTTTTAATGATGCTGAAAAACGTCAGGTGCTTAACCAGATTATTCATCCGGCTGTCAGGCAGCGTATGATGACCAAACGGGACGATCTTGTACGTGAAGGAAATGAGCATGTTGTTCTTGATATTCCCCTTTTGCTTGAAAATAATTTAAACTTTCTAGTTGACCGCGTTATCGTTGTTTATGTAAATGAAGCGACCCAAAAGCAGCGGCTCGTGGAGCGTGACGGTCGGGGAGAAGAGGATGCGGCTGCGAGAATCAGGTCGCAGATGCCCCTGGAAGAAAAAAAGGACCTGGCGGATGCAGTAATAGATAATTCGGGCACAGAAAAGGAAACAAAAATCCAGGTGGACGAGCTGCTTCACCAGTGGAAAATAAAATAGAAACTTGTGAATAACCACTTTTGGTAAAAGAAAGTGGTTATTTTTTTAAAATTACTTGCAAGAATACGCTGTCAATGTGTTATACTATTTTTAGATTTTACTTATAAAAGTATAACATATTTCCAGAGGAGGATATTAAATGAAAACAAGCATAGCGATCAACGGTTTCGGACGAATTGGGCGTATGGTTTTTCGAAAGGCAATGATGGACCCAGAAGTTGAAGTGAAAGCCATCAATGCCATGTATCCTCCTGAAACACTGGCTCATCTGGTGAAATATGATAGTGTACATGGTCCGTTTCCGCTTGAGGTAAAATCTGAAGGAGACGAAATGGTGGTGGACGGCAGACGGATCCGGCTGCTCCAAAACCGAAATCCACTTGAACTCCCGTGGGAAGAGCTTGGCGTAGATATTGTGGTTGAAGCGACGGGCAAATTCAACCGCGGGCCGGATGCTGAAATGCATATAGAAGCCGGGGCGAAAAAGGTAGTATTGACTGCTCCGGGAAAAGAAGTCGATACCACCATCGTGATGGGCGTAAACGAAGAAGACTACGATCCGGAAAACCACCACATAATCTCGAATGCTTCCTGCACAACAAACTGCCTTGCGCCGGTCGTCAAGGTGCTCGAGGATAAAATCGGTATTGAAAGCGGTTTAATAACGACCGTGCACGCATACACTAATGACCAAAATAACATGGATAATCCCCATAAAGACCTGCGACGGGCAAGAGCCTGCGGACAGTCGATCATCCCGACGTCCACCGGAGCAGCTAAGGCGCTCTCCGAGGTGATCCCATCCATGGAAGGGAAAATGAACGGCATGGCGCTCCGGGTGCCGACACCAAACGTATCGCTTGTGGATATGGTAATTGATATGAAGCGCCCGGTAACGGAAGAAGAAATCAACCAAACATTAAAGGCGGCGTCAGAGCAGGAGCTCAAAGGGATCATTTCCTACTGCGAGGATCCGCTCGTTTCAACGGATTTTAACGGAAATGAACATTCCTCGATTATCGATGCGCTCTCGACCATGGTGATCAACGACCGCCAGGTTAAGGTGCTTGCCTGGTACGATAACGAGTGGGGCTACTCCTGCCGGGTGGTGGATCTGGTAAAAATGGTCAGTGAGCCAGCTGTCGGGTACTCCTCCGTTGCTTCGTTTTAAAAATCGTTAATGTGGGAAAGCGTCCCTTGAGCGGGGCGCTTTTTATTTATCCCCGGTATGAACATCAAATATAGAAGGTATAGAGCTTATACAGGTAAGAAATCCGTAAATTCAGGGTTTAAGACGCTGCGTGAGAAAACTGGTTGCAAATTGCAAATAAACATCGTATACTGAATTTCGTGCCTTTGCGTCTTTGAATTTAACGGCAGAAATGCACAGTTTCCAGGCGTATACAGGTATACCAACGGTTACTGCAAGGGTTAGTGCCAAATTGGACTAACTTTCCCCCAGAGTAGCCTTTAAAACGTGACGGGCCGAT
Proteins encoded in this region:
- the mdh gene encoding malate dehydrogenase — translated: MAITRRKVSVIGGGFTGATTALMVAQKELGDVVLVDVPDNEGPTKGKALDMLESTPVNGSDVNVTGTSDYADTAGSDIVVITAGIARKPGMSRDDLINTNAKIMKSVTKEIVKHSPECIIVVLTNPADAMTYAVYKESGFPKNRVIGQSGVLDTARFRTFVAQETGISVEDIQGFVLGGHGDDMVPLIRYSNAGGVPLTKLISQERIDAIIERTRKGGGEIVQLLGNGSAYYAPAAALTEMVEAILKDKKRVLPSIAYLEGEYGYNDLYLGVPTILGGNGLEKIIELELTDEEQNQLNTSADSVRDVMKALPND
- a CDS encoding response regulator transcription factor; the encoded protein is MATRLLVVDDEESIVTLLKYNLEQSGYTVDTAYDGVEALRKAQEVTYDLIVLDLMIPEIDGLEVCRKIRTEKIQVPILMLTAKDEEFDKVLGLELGADDYMTKPFSPRELVARVKAIMRRVDYSGQETEMEKIERKSIGHLTVYPENYEAYVKEEALELTPKEFELLVYLINHKGRVLTRDQLLNAVWNYEFVGDTRIVDVHISHLREKIEPNTKKPVYIKTVRGLGYKFEEPAPA
- the pnpS gene encoding two-component system histidine kinase PnpS, translating into MKRFRTRLIVALMAIILIVLTVVGLVIGQIVRSLYLDELENSLEREANLSASIAEERDEESWEALAQNISSQLNVRVTILNETGEVIGETEAESEELDNHFGRPEIEDARESGEGSNIRYSNTLEAELLYYAVPFSYDSNTYYMRLAIPVERINATNWLIWGTLIGSFAVALLIILYITTKVTNQLTKPITQATKTANELAKGNFSARAYGSSQDELGQLTRSINVLAFNLESVTKENQEQQERLETLINTMESGLVFINSRGEITLMNAYCSRVFKEDTSQWLDLLYYEAMDEKEIIKLIQKIFLTESRSSATVQMLHELEVRFFHVYGAPVLGENDELRGIVLVLHDITELKKLEEVRKDFVANVSHELKTPVTSLKGFTETLLDGAMHDEALSRQFLDIIWKESDRLQDLISDLLELSRIEQDYFELNRARFDVSRTTAEAVRLLETKAIDKHLLLTSRVDTEIYMDGDEARLKQIIINLVNNAIIYTKEGGEVQVRLFKEAEEVVLEVEDNGIGISPEQLPRIFERFYRVDKARSRGSGGTGLGLAIVKHLTDALGGRIEVNSTRGEGTVFTLRFPGETEHEEEEFTNS
- the polA gene encoding DNA polymerase I, with translation MSKLVLLDGNSIAYRAFFALPLLNNDKGVYTNAIYGFTTMLLKILEDEEPSHVLVAFDAGKTTFRHDTYSEYKSGREKTPSELSEQLPVIREVLDVFKVPYIEKENYEADDIIGTLSKQAEDENWDVRIYTGDRDLLQLVSPHVHVSFIKKGITNTELYDPDAIQERYGLTPIQITDMKGLMGDSSDNIPGVPGIGEKTALKLLQEYGSVDKVLESIDKISGKKMKERLEENKEQARMSKELAIIYRDTPLDLELRQLKHEEYDVKEVTDLFRELEFQTLLNKFDDVDEAQQTFDELAYKHVKDVQENMLVSPSALVVEVPEENYHHGSIWGIAVINETGRYFISTEDALQSEAFQAWAKDESKEKYTFDTKRAVVALGWKGLELRGITHDTLIASYLIDPSVSSHHVSDIAKRRNLQVVDTDEAVYGKGAKRTKPEEDALAEHLIRKGEAVYRLQGKIEEDLKQNEQLELFKELEMPLSLVLGQMETQGICVDRSQLETIGDELDGRLTELEKEIYKQAGREFNINSPKQLGPILFEELGLPAVKKTKTGYSTSADVLEKLRDQHEIIPSLLLYRQISKLRSTYIEGLLKVIHPTTGKIHTMFNQAITQTGRLSSTEPNLQNIPIRLEEGRRIRKAFIPSESGWSILSADYSQIELRVLAHIADDEGLKEAFQNNMDIHTKTAMDVFGVGHDEVTSNMRRSAKAVNFGIVYGISDYGLSQSLGITRNEAKEFIESYLKSYPNVQNYMNEIKDEARRDGFVTTLLHRRRYLPDMNSRNFNQRSFAERTAMNTPIQGTAADIIKKAMVDVSKALEEKSLSSRLLLQVHDELIFEVPENEVETMQELVPELMEKTIELSVPLKADVSQGPTWYDAK
- the mutM gene encoding DNA-formamidopyrimidine glycosylase; translated protein: MPELPEVETVRRNLEQSAVGKTVENVKVYWPNIIKRPDDHEAFSMMLGGKTIERVHRKGKFLVIYLEDLAVVSHLRMEGRYEWSDGGEPDKHTHVRFHFTDGTELRYRDVRKFGTMHVFSRGEEWNEKPLNQLGAEPYRDASFTADYLHARFQKTSRSIKAVLLDQSIIAGLGNIYVDEALFRAGVLPDAPAAGLGKPVVEILQKQITEVIEEAVKQGGSTVRSYVNGDGQTGAFQLNLFVYGRKGEPCKVCSHEIERAVVAGRGTHYCPVCQTKEGTKWLSVLQAE
- the coaE gene encoding dephospho-CoA kinase (Dephospho-CoA kinase (CoaE) performs the final step in coenzyme A biosynthesis.) → MVIGLTGGIASGKSLVADTLREQGLPVIDADVISREVVEPGEPALEQIIEHFGPEILQFDGALDRKKLGSVIFNDAEKRQVLNQIIHPAVRQRMMTKRDDLVREGNEHVVLDIPLLLENNLNFLVDRVIVVYVNEATQKQRLVERDGRGEEDAAARIRSQMPLEEKKDLADAVIDNSGTEKETKIQVDELLHQWKIK
- a CDS encoding glyceraldehyde-3-phosphate dehydrogenase, which translates into the protein MKTSIAINGFGRIGRMVFRKAMMDPEVEVKAINAMYPPETLAHLVKYDSVHGPFPLEVKSEGDEMVVDGRRIRLLQNRNPLELPWEELGVDIVVEATGKFNRGPDAEMHIEAGAKKVVLTAPGKEVDTTIVMGVNEEDYDPENHHIISNASCTTNCLAPVVKVLEDKIGIESGLITTVHAYTNDQNNMDNPHKDLRRARACGQSIIPTSTGAAKALSEVIPSMEGKMNGMALRVPTPNVSLVDMVIDMKRPVTEEEINQTLKAASEQELKGIISYCEDPLVSTDFNGNEHSSIIDALSTMVINDRQVKVLAWYDNEWGYSCRVVDLVKMVSEPAVGYSSVASF